From the Halalkalicoccus sp. CGA53 genome, one window contains:
- a CDS encoding GNAT family N-acetyltransferase gives MEIRDATPEDVESLREVARRSLRESYDFIEAGTIDEAVDQWYSDERLLDLLTDDDVSLPVVDVEGSVAGFAQCHVVEHPEQVGEIHWLHVDPEFRGQGHASALFDHLVSAFEEEGIDRLKGLVFAENEAGNAFYESRGFERAYTREQSIAGGEHTENVWVTVPDDEPWRRETEPWTTEAGEEVFVAYREASIGSEGTFHAAYHDRDRTSPYGWFCSACESFDNSMDTMGRVVCNGCGNVRKATRWDAAYL, from the coding sequence ATGGAGATCAGAGACGCGACGCCCGAGGACGTAGAGTCGCTGCGCGAGGTCGCCCGCAGGTCGCTGCGCGAGTCCTACGACTTCATCGAGGCCGGGACGATCGACGAGGCGGTCGATCAGTGGTACAGCGACGAGCGACTGCTCGACCTCCTCACCGACGACGATGTCTCGCTCCCCGTCGTCGACGTCGAGGGCTCGGTCGCCGGCTTCGCACAGTGCCACGTCGTCGAGCACCCGGAGCAGGTCGGCGAGATCCACTGGCTCCACGTCGACCCCGAGTTCAGGGGTCAGGGCCACGCGTCGGCGCTGTTCGATCACCTCGTCTCGGCGTTCGAGGAGGAGGGGATCGACCGGCTGAAGGGGCTCGTCTTCGCCGAGAACGAGGCCGGCAACGCCTTCTACGAGTCACGTGGGTTCGAGCGGGCGTACACCAGAGAGCAGTCGATCGCCGGCGGAGAGCACACCGAGAACGTCTGGGTCACCGTACCGGACGACGAGCCGTGGCGTCGGGAGACCGAGCCCTGGACGACCGAGGCGGGCGAGGAGGTGTTCGTCGCCTACCGGGAGGCGTCGATCGGATCGGAGGGAACCTTCCACGCGGCGTACCACGACAGGGATCGGACGTCGCCGTACGGCTGGTTCTGCTCGGCCTGCGAGAGCTTCGACAACTCGATGGACACGATGGGGCGGGTCGTCTGCAACGGCTGTGGCAACGTCCGGAAGGCGACCCGCTGGGACGCGGCGTACCTGTAG
- a CDS encoding glycosyltransferase: MERPPTPDRPLSAYADLLGEERLDDLRDRGENVAGTRVCHVNSTASGGGVAELLRSLVPLFEDVGVETDWAVMEADEPFFDVTKRIHNGLQGEEEGLTPEMHETYRETTERNARAFSGEYDVVVLHDPQPLGMIGLLRERFPDSQFVWRCHIDCTAASEPYQDLLWEHLEGIDHAVFSREVYGETIGIEPRSVVYPAIDPFTEKNRPLTESEQRAERDRLSSVPFDGEEPILTQVSRFDPWKDPLGVIDAFREVQEGIPDAQLMLLGGMADDDPEGREVYERVLAEAGEDAGVHLLTNEPDLTVNYVQSHSDVVVQKSIREGFGLVVSEALWKRTPVVASRVGGIPLQIDDGETGYLTDPRDTAAVADRVTRLFNDRTLRERLGENAREHVRDRFLLPRQLGDYLDLFDRLG, translated from the coding sequence ATGGAGCGCCCACCCACCCCCGACCGACCGTTGAGCGCGTACGCCGACCTCCTGGGTGAAGAGCGTCTCGACGACCTCAGGGATCGAGGTGAGAACGTCGCCGGAACGCGGGTGTGTCACGTCAACTCGACGGCCTCGGGCGGCGGGGTCGCCGAACTGCTCCGCTCGCTCGTCCCGCTGTTCGAGGACGTGGGGGTTGAGACCGACTGGGCCGTGATGGAGGCCGACGAACCCTTCTTCGACGTGACCAAACGGATCCACAACGGGCTTCAGGGTGAGGAGGAGGGCCTCACCCCGGAGATGCACGAGACGTACCGGGAGACGACCGAGCGCAACGCGCGCGCGTTTTCCGGCGAGTACGACGTGGTCGTGCTCCACGACCCACAGCCGCTGGGGATGATCGGACTCCTCCGCGAGCGGTTTCCCGACAGCCAGTTCGTCTGGCGCTGCCACATCGACTGTACCGCCGCCTCGGAGCCGTATCAGGACCTCCTCTGGGAGCACCTCGAAGGGATCGACCACGCGGTGTTCAGCCGCGAGGTCTACGGGGAGACGATCGGTATCGAACCCCGGTCGGTCGTCTACCCCGCGATCGATCCGTTCACCGAGAAGAACCGCCCGCTGACCGAGAGTGAGCAACGGGCCGAACGCGACCGTCTCTCGTCCGTGCCGTTCGATGGCGAGGAACCGATCCTGACGCAGGTCTCGCGGTTCGATCCCTGGAAGGATCCGCTCGGGGTGATCGATGCGTTCAGGGAGGTACAGGAGGGGATTCCCGACGCCCAGCTGATGCTGCTCGGCGGGATGGCCGACGACGACCCCGAAGGCAGGGAGGTGTACGAGCGCGTGCTCGCGGAGGCGGGCGAGGACGCGGGGGTCCACCTCCTGACGAACGAGCCGGACCTGACGGTGAACTACGTCCAGTCTCACTCCGACGTGGTCGTCCAGAAATCGATCCGGGAGGGCTTCGGCCTCGTGGTCTCGGAGGCGCTCTGGAAGCGGACGCCGGTCGTCGCCTCGCGCGTCGGCGGCATCCCGCTCCAGATCGACGACGGCGAGACCGGCTACCTCACCGACCCGCGGGACACGGCGGCGGTCGCGGACCGGGTCACGCGACTGTTCAACGATCGAACGCTCAGGGAGCGACTTGGGGAGAACGCGCGCGAGCACGTCAGGGACCGGTTTCTGTTGCCGAGACAGCTGGGCGACTACCTCGACCTGTTCGACCGTCTCGGCTGA
- a CDS encoding DUF7553 family protein has product MPDHFRDAAYYLKRAGEHTKLGIEEQFRPVEARIAGLLGRRSEPDPEPQPSGIEAMTRRVRAIDSHPAIEGAKARVEERRERPPA; this is encoded by the coding sequence ATGCCAGATCACTTCAGAGATGCAGCGTACTATCTCAAGCGAGCAGGCGAGCACACGAAACTCGGTATCGAAGAGCAGTTCCGCCCGGTCGAGGCGAGGATCGCAGGCCTCCTCGGTCGCCGGTCCGAGCCGGATCCCGAACCGCAGCCGTCGGGCATCGAGGCCATGACGCGACGGGTGAGAGCGATCGATAGCCACCCGGCGATCGAGGGTGCCAAGGCGCGCGTCGAGGAGCGCCGCGAGCGACCCCCGGCCTGA
- a CDS encoding cob(I)yrinic acid a,c-diamide adenosyltransferase, producing the protein MKIYTGRGDEGMTDLKDMQRVSKTSSRIEAYGTVDELNALVGTIRPTGHDDVDGCLERVQNHLHVVQADLANPDPDEDDPQVRDEHVETLEEWIDTYDEELEPLARFVLPGGSEAGAALHHARAVSRRAERRVVALAVDDPINEATVVYLNRLSDLLFTLGRAVNARDGEPEESPTY; encoded by the coding sequence GTGAAGATCTACACCGGCCGCGGCGACGAGGGGATGACCGATCTGAAGGACATGCAGCGGGTCTCGAAGACGAGTTCGCGCATCGAGGCGTACGGGACCGTCGACGAACTGAACGCGCTGGTCGGGACCATCCGCCCGACGGGACACGACGACGTCGACGGCTGTCTCGAACGCGTGCAGAACCACCTCCACGTCGTTCAAGCGGACCTCGCGAACCCGGACCCGGACGAGGACGACCCGCAGGTCCGCGACGAGCACGTCGAGACGCTCGAGGAGTGGATCGACACCTACGACGAGGAGCTAGAGCCGCTCGCGCGGTTCGTCCTCCCCGGCGGGAGCGAGGCTGGCGCGGCGCTGCACCACGCCCGGGCGGTCTCGCGGCGGGCCGAACGCCGCGTCGTCGCGCTAGCCGTCGACGACCCGATCAACGAGGCTACCGTCGTCTACCTCAACCGGCTCTCGGATCTCCTCTTTACCCTCGGACGGGCGGTCAACGCCCGCGACGGGGAACCCGAGGAGAGCCCGACCTACTGA
- a CDS encoding MFS transporter, which translates to MGESGIERDDGGGDPVRRPEPVVLAVILSTFFVGFGGGVVFPILPNLGTVLGISAFLVGLILSANRFARILANAPAGALVDRVGTRTPFVIGLFVEGVATLGYIVAMWSAAPEVWFMLARILWGLGSALVFATAYTIAADVSKGDSMGTNMGVVRGGMTLGFPSGLVLGGIVSELAGIVEAFAVAAAFALLASALAYWTVPETHVEGERKAVKPWEIEKTIPALTVGLVNFGLYFAYIGALFATLVLFLDANDLTVPALTVAGVGTPAFGSQGSSGIFMAITVISASGFMLLGGAVSDRMRARVPVLLAFVVTSFVGFLLLAGASTLGQLALACVFIGMGQGGTSGPLIALLADLTPDERMGRAMGTNNVFGDIGGGLGPMLSLPLVETVGFAPIYVACAVIPLIAGGILVCGVYAQTGSLSPRTTLDAEQG; encoded by the coding sequence GTGGGCGAGTCCGGGATCGAGAGGGACGACGGAGGCGGCGACCCGGTGAGACGGCCGGAGCCGGTCGTTCTGGCAGTTATACTGAGCACGTTCTTCGTCGGCTTCGGCGGCGGCGTCGTCTTCCCGATCCTCCCAAATCTGGGTACCGTCCTCGGCATCTCCGCCTTCCTCGTGGGGCTGATCCTGAGCGCGAACCGCTTTGCGCGTATCCTCGCGAACGCACCCGCGGGCGCGCTCGTCGATCGGGTCGGCACCCGGACACCGTTCGTGATCGGGCTGTTCGTCGAGGGGGTCGCGACGCTCGGCTACATCGTCGCGATGTGGTCGGCCGCTCCAGAGGTCTGGTTCATGCTCGCGCGGATCCTCTGGGGGCTCGGCAGCGCGCTCGTCTTCGCGACGGCGTACACCATCGCCGCGGACGTGAGCAAGGGCGACTCGATGGGGACGAACATGGGCGTCGTCCGCGGCGGGATGACCCTCGGGTTCCCCTCGGGACTCGTCCTCGGCGGGATCGTGAGCGAACTCGCCGGCATCGTCGAGGCGTTCGCCGTCGCCGCCGCCTTCGCGCTCCTCGCGAGCGCGCTCGCGTACTGGACCGTCCCGGAGACGCACGTCGAGGGCGAGCGGAAGGCGGTCAAGCCGTGGGAGATCGAGAAGACGATCCCCGCGCTGACCGTGGGCCTGGTGAACTTCGGGCTCTACTTCGCCTACATCGGCGCGCTGTTCGCGACGCTCGTGCTCTTTCTCGACGCGAACGACCTGACGGTCCCCGCGCTCACCGTCGCCGGCGTCGGCACCCCCGCGTTCGGCTCGCAGGGCTCCTCGGGCATCTTCATGGCGATCACGGTGATCTCGGCGTCGGGGTTCATGCTGCTCGGGGGTGCGGTGAGCGACCGGATGCGCGCTCGCGTCCCGGTGTTGCTCGCGTTCGTCGTCACCTCGTTCGTGGGCTTTCTCCTCCTGGCAGGGGCGTCGACGCTCGGCCAGCTCGCGCTCGCGTGTGTCTTCATCGGTATGGGACAGGGAGGGACGAGCGGCCCGCTGATCGCGCTGCTCGCCGACCTCACCCCCGACGAGCGGATGGGGCGGGCGATGGGGACGAACAACGTCTTCGGGGACATCGGCGGCGGTCTCGGTCCGATGCTCTCGCTCCCGCTCGTGGAGACGGTCGGCTTCGCGCCGATCTACGTCGCCTGTGCCGTGATTCCCCTGATCGCCGGCGGGATCCTCGTCTGTGGCGTCTACGCCCAGACCGGTTCGCTCAGCCCCCGGACGACGCTCGACGCCGAGCAGGGCTGA
- a CDS encoding nucleoside hydrolase → MTADRRLLVDTDTASDDAIALLLAAGSEGAGIEGVTICAGNAPFDQQVENAKYTLDLAGADVPVHEGARTPLLKEHEYANDVHGESGLGELTPETEIASADEYAVDYIVRSARENPGEFTLVCLAPLTNVALALAREPDLPDLLEEVWIMGGAAFAPGNVTPAAEFNFWADPDAARMVCSRVEHTLVDWGVCVRDGTVDAGFFERVRDLDTPLAHFFCDALARVRAFNAETDDVDRATIPDALTVACLLDPDLVVHSTEVGVSVDEREGLTRGALVVDELGRTFEPRTELIREADTEEFERTILDTLGGAR, encoded by the coding sequence ATGACCGCCGACCGACGGCTGCTCGTCGACACGGATACAGCGAGCGACGACGCCATCGCCCTCCTGCTCGCCGCAGGGTCGGAGGGCGCGGGGATCGAGGGTGTGACGATCTGTGCGGGAAACGCCCCGTTCGACCAGCAGGTCGAGAACGCCAAGTACACGCTCGACCTCGCCGGCGCGGACGTGCCGGTCCACGAGGGCGCACGGACACCGTTGCTCAAAGAGCACGAGTACGCGAACGACGTCCACGGCGAGAGCGGTCTCGGCGAACTCACCCCGGAGACCGAGATCGCCTCCGCCGACGAGTACGCAGTCGACTACATCGTCCGGAGCGCGAGGGAGAATCCGGGAGAGTTCACCCTGGTCTGTCTCGCGCCGCTGACGAACGTCGCGCTCGCACTCGCACGCGAACCGGATCTCCCCGACCTGCTCGAGGAGGTCTGGATCATGGGCGGGGCGGCGTTCGCGCCCGGCAACGTCACCCCGGCCGCCGAGTTCAACTTCTGGGCCGACCCCGACGCCGCGCGGATGGTCTGTTCGCGCGTCGAGCACACGCTCGTCGACTGGGGCGTTTGTGTGAGAGACGGCACGGTCGACGCCGGGTTCTTCGAGCGAGTACGTGACCTCGACACGCCGCTCGCTCACTTCTTCTGCGACGCGCTCGCTCGCGTACGCGCGTTTAACGCCGAGACTGACGATGTGGACCGAGCGACGATCCCCGACGCACTCACCGTCGCCTGCCTGCTCGATCCGGATCTCGTCGTCCACTCGACGGAGGTCGGCGTCTCGGTCGACGAGAGAGAGGGACTGACCCGGGGGGCACTCGTCGTCGACGAACTCGGGAGGACGTTCGAACCGCGGACAGAGCTAATCAGGGAGGCCGACACGGAGGAATTCGAGCGAACGATCCTCGATACGCTCGGCGGGGCTCGCTGA
- a CDS encoding DUF7838 family putative zinc beta-ribbon protein encodes MAQELDHDCPECDETLTFYRAASTRVHLGEKIKWHCPDCDYGFVTIDGIDSSAV; translated from the coding sequence ATGGCACAAGAGCTCGATCACGACTGTCCGGAGTGTGACGAGACCCTCACGTTCTACCGGGCGGCGAGCACACGGGTTCACCTCGGCGAGAAGATCAAGTGGCACTGTCCCGACTGCGACTACGGCTTCGTGACGATCGACGGGATCGACTCGAGCGCGGTGTAG
- the nikR gene encoding nickel-responsive transcriptional regulator NikR, with protein sequence MAVVSVSMPEELLERIDEFATDHGYTGRSEVVREASRNLLGEFQDRELEDHDLMGVVTVLFDYETTSVEERMMRLRHEHEELVTSNFHSHVGDRYCMELFILEGDLEGISEFVGKVRATSDILTVDYSVIPVDDFTAALAR encoded by the coding sequence ATGGCAGTCGTCAGCGTCTCGATGCCGGAGGAACTGCTCGAACGGATCGACGAGTTCGCGACCGACCACGGCTACACGGGGCGGAGCGAAGTGGTTAGGGAGGCCTCGCGGAACCTCCTCGGGGAGTTCCAGGACAGAGAGCTAGAGGACCACGACCTGATGGGCGTCGTCACCGTCCTCTTCGATTACGAGACCACCAGCGTCGAGGAGCGGATGATGCGTCTGCGCCACGAACACGAGGAACTGGTCACCTCGAACTTCCACAGTCACGTCGGCGACCGCTACTGCATGGAGCTGTTCATCCTCGAGGGCGATCTGGAAGGTATCTCCGAGTTCGTCGGGAAAGTGCGCGCGACGAGCGATATCCTCACCGTCGATTACTCGGTAATTCCAGTCGACGATTTCACCGCCGCCCTCGCTCGGTAG
- the gcvPB gene encoding aminomethyl-transferring glycine dehydrogenase subunit GcvPB produces the protein MTLHYDQARWEDPDSEGYEPLLSEKNLETVSTDDVPLPDDLKRDSLTLPDLTEPELARHYTRLSQMNYGVESGPYPLGSCTMKYNPKFTEDVAALPSGLVHPDRSEASTQGTLELLYDLQDYLARIGGMDAVTLQPPSGAAGEFTGILLASAYHGANGEADQRTEVVIPDSAHGTNFASAALGGYDVVELPSGDDGRVEIEALDAALSEQTAALMLTNPNTLGLFEREIEEIAAMVHDVGGLLYYDGANLNALLGRARPGDMGFDIMHYNVHKTFATPHGGGGPGAGPVGVVSDLEPYLPTPQVRESDGEYEFFEPEESVGKVHGYTGNWLVLIKAYAYIARLGDEGLGDASAKAVLNANYLASRLEYEIPNGPFHHEFVASAGEQDAADVAKRMLDYGVHPPTTKWPEFVPEALMTEPTEVESKRSLDQLAAAFNAVAGEDEETLASAPNRTSARRIDQTSAARNPRLSWQAIDE, from the coding sequence GTGACGCTCCACTACGACCAGGCGCGATGGGAGGACCCGGACAGCGAGGGGTACGAACCGTTGCTCTCGGAGAAGAACCTGGAGACCGTCTCGACCGACGACGTCCCGCTCCCCGACGACCTGAAACGCGACTCGCTCACGTTACCGGACCTCACCGAACCCGAACTCGCGCGTCACTACACCCGGCTCTCGCAGATGAACTACGGTGTCGAGAGCGGGCCGTACCCGCTGGGAAGCTGTACGATGAAGTACAACCCGAAGTTCACCGAGGACGTCGCGGCACTCCCCTCGGGGCTGGTCCACCCCGATCGATCTGAGGCGAGCACGCAGGGCACGCTCGAACTGCTCTACGACCTTCAGGACTACCTCGCCCGCATCGGCGGGATGGACGCGGTGACGCTCCAGCCGCCGTCGGGTGCCGCCGGCGAGTTCACGGGCATCCTGCTTGCGAGCGCCTACCACGGGGCCAACGGCGAGGCGGATCAGCGGACCGAGGTCGTCATTCCCGACAGCGCCCACGGGACGAACTTCGCGAGCGCGGCGCTCGGGGGGTACGACGTCGTCGAACTCCCGTCGGGGGACGACGGCCGCGTGGAGATCGAGGCGCTCGACGCCGCGCTCTCCGAGCAGACCGCGGCGCTGATGCTCACGAACCCCAACACGCTCGGGCTGTTCGAGCGCGAGATCGAGGAGATCGCCGCGATGGTCCACGATGTCGGCGGCCTGCTCTACTACGACGGGGCAAACCTGAACGCGCTCCTCGGGAGGGCGCGTCCGGGCGACATGGGCTTCGACATCATGCACTACAACGTCCACAAGACGTTCGCGACGCCCCACGGCGGCGGTGGGCCCGGTGCGGGCCCGGTCGGGGTCGTCTCGGACCTCGAACCGTACCTGCCGACGCCACAGGTCAGAGAGAGCGACGGCGAGTACGAGTTCTTCGAGCCCGAGGAGTCGGTCGGAAAGGTCCACGGCTACACTGGGAACTGGCTCGTGTTGATCAAGGCCTACGCCTACATCGCCCGCCTCGGCGACGAGGGACTCGGCGACGCCAGCGCGAAAGCCGTGTTGAACGCGAACTACCTCGCCTCACGGCTGGAGTACGAGATCCCGAACGGACCGTTCCACCACGAGTTCGTCGCGAGCGCCGGCGAGCAGGACGCCGCGGACGTCGCGAAGCGGATGCTCGACTACGGAGTGCACCCCCCGACGACGAAGTGGCCGGAGTTCGTCCCCGAGGCGCTGATGACCGAGCCGACGGAGGTCGAGAGCAAACGCAGCCTCGACCAGCTCGCGGCGGCGTTCAACGCGGTCGCCGGCGAGGACGAGGAGACGCTCGCTTCCGCGCCGAACCGGACGAGCGCCCGCCGGATCGACCAGACCTCCGCGGCGCGGAACCCGCGACTCTCCTGGCAGGCGATCGACGAGTAG
- the gcvPA gene encoding aminomethyl-transferring glycine dehydrogenase subunit GcvPA: MSRTEGSPFAPHTAEEVDEMLSAIGAEDEEALFDIPEAVRFDGEFGIEARNEREIRDEVERVLGRNDDLTEFLGRGHYDHYVPSLVDHVADRQEFLTSYTQYQPELTQGFLQALFEYQSMLVELTGLDVANCSMHDAATALGEAATLAKRVRETSGDRILVPDLIREGRRSVLENYADGAGLAVETYPTDDANADVEALSDAVDEDVVMVYAENPTVRGTIEERLGEIGGLADENDAMFVLGTDPVALSVLSRPADVGVDVVVGDAATLGLPTSYGMGLGLFATREAFLRQVPGRLVGAGEDGAGKRAYTLTLQTREQHIRRERATSNICTNQAWVALRTAMHAASLGASGLVDLATDCLERPTDLAERLDAIDGVEAPVHDRHHFREFVARTDRSAHEIRAGLEVRGFSIHVIDDDHVQLCVTETNAGAVDDLVAAVEEVAA; this comes from the coding sequence ATGAGCCGAACGGAGGGCAGTCCGTTCGCGCCGCACACGGCCGAGGAGGTCGACGAGATGCTCTCGGCGATCGGCGCAGAGGACGAGGAGGCGCTCTTCGACATCCCGGAGGCCGTACGCTTCGACGGGGAGTTCGGCATCGAGGCGAGGAACGAGCGCGAGATCAGAGATGAGGTCGAGCGGGTGCTCGGACGGAACGACGACCTCACCGAGTTCCTCGGCCGGGGTCACTACGACCACTACGTCCCCTCGCTGGTCGACCACGTGGCGGACCGCCAGGAGTTCCTCACGAGCTACACCCAGTACCAGCCCGAACTCACCCAGGGGTTCCTCCAGGCGCTCTTCGAGTACCAGTCGATGCTCGTGGAGCTGACCGGGCTGGATGTGGCGAACTGTTCGATGCACGACGCGGCGACCGCGCTCGGCGAGGCGGCGACGCTCGCAAAGAGGGTCAGAGAGACCAGCGGTGACCGGATCCTCGTGCCGGATCTGATCCGCGAGGGACGCCGATCGGTGCTCGAGAACTACGCTGACGGAGCCGGACTCGCCGTCGAGACGTACCCGACCGACGACGCGAACGCCGACGTCGAGGCGCTCTCCGATGCGGTAGACGAGGACGTCGTGATGGTCTACGCCGAGAACCCCACGGTCCGGGGGACGATCGAGGAACGCCTCGGAGAGATCGGCGGCCTCGCCGACGAGAACGACGCGATGTTCGTTCTGGGCACCGACCCGGTCGCGCTCTCCGTGCTCTCCCGACCGGCAGACGTCGGCGTCGACGTGGTCGTCGGCGACGCAGCTACCCTCGGGCTGCCGACGAGCTACGGGATGGGCCTCGGCCTGTTCGCCACCCGAGAGGCATTCCTCCGACAGGTACCGGGCCGGCTGGTCGGCGCGGGCGAGGACGGTGCGGGAAAACGGGCGTACACGCTCACGCTCCAGACGCGAGAACAGCACATCCGCCGCGAACGGGCGACGTCGAACATCTGTACGAACCAGGCGTGGGTCGCGCTGCGCACAGCGATGCACGCCGCGAGCCTCGGCGCGTCGGGGCTGGTCGACCTCGCGACCGACTGCCTCGAACGTCCCACCGACCTCGCCGAGCGACTCGACGCGATCGATGGGGTCGAGGCACCGGTCCACGACAGACACCACTTCCGCGAGTTCGTCGCCCGGACCGATCGTTCGGCCCACGAGATCAGAGCGGGGCTCGAAGTACGTGGTTTCTCGATCCACGTGATCGACGACGACCACGTCCAGCTCTGTGTCACGGAGACGAACGCCGGAGCGGTCGACGACCTCGTCGCCGCCGTCGAGGAGGTGGCGGCGTGA
- the gcvH gene encoding glycine cleavage system protein GcvH, translating into MTFEIPDDLRFLESHEWAREEDGAVRVGISDFAQDELGDVVFVELPGEGEEVGQEEAFGVVESIKAVSDLYAPVSGTVSAVNEAVADQPELVNDDPYGEGWMIEVDPEDADELDALLTPEEYEEQIA; encoded by the coding sequence ATGACCTTCGAGATACCAGACGACCTGCGGTTCCTGGAGAGCCACGAGTGGGCGCGCGAGGAGGACGGAGCCGTCCGCGTCGGCATCAGCGACTTCGCACAGGACGAACTCGGCGACGTGGTGTTCGTCGAACTCCCCGGCGAGGGGGAGGAGGTCGGTCAAGAGGAGGCGTTCGGCGTCGTGGAGTCGATCAAGGCGGTGTCGGACCTCTACGCGCCGGTCTCTGGCACCGTCTCGGCGGTGAACGAGGCGGTCGCCGATCAACCAGAGCTCGTCAACGACGACCCGTACGGGGAGGGCTGGATGATTGAGGTCGACCCCGAAGACGCCGACGAACTCGACGCGCTGCTCACCCCCGAGGAGTACGAGGAGCAGATCGCCTGA
- the gcvT gene encoding glycine cleavage system aminomethyltransferase GcvT, whose product MARNPPLAAAHEANGARVIEFGGWDMPVEFNSIREEHTVVREEVGIFDVSHMGEIRVSGLDAAELMTRLTTNDAVGTAVGRAQYAAITDSEGIMLDDTVFYRLGEEEFLFVPNAGHDEEVEARWVEHRDEWGLDCDVENETEGWGMFAVQGPDSPELLDSAADSAVSETSRFAFTETTIEGADCLVARTGYTGEDGFEVLCPWDEAEAVWNALECQPCGLGARDTLRMEAGFLLSGQDFHPEENPRTPFQARIGFAVDLETEFVGRDALAREKEEGPAELFVGVALEERGIPRHGYPVVRDGERVGEVTSGTMSPTLGEPIGLGYVRCELAEPGTQVAVEIRGEEKRARVESPRFVEGV is encoded by the coding sequence ATGGCACGCAATCCGCCGCTCGCCGCCGCCCACGAGGCAAACGGCGCGCGGGTGATCGAGTTCGGTGGCTGGGACATGCCCGTCGAGTTCAACTCGATACGAGAGGAGCACACGGTGGTCCGAGAGGAAGTGGGGATCTTCGACGTCTCGCACATGGGCGAGATCCGTGTCTCCGGACTGGACGCCGCGGAGCTGATGACCCGGCTCACGACCAACGACGCGGTAGGCACCGCTGTCGGCCGGGCCCAGTACGCCGCGATCACCGATAGCGAGGGGATCATGCTCGACGACACGGTGTTCTACCGTCTCGGCGAGGAGGAGTTCCTCTTCGTACCGAACGCCGGCCACGACGAGGAGGTGGAAGCACGGTGGGTCGAGCACCGAGACGAGTGGGGTCTCGACTGCGACGTGGAGAACGAGACCGAAGGGTGGGGGATGTTCGCCGTTCAGGGGCCTGACTCACCGGAACTACTGGACAGCGCCGCGGATTCGGCGGTCTCCGAGACCTCCCGGTTCGCGTTCACGGAGACCACGATCGAGGGGGCGGACTGTCTCGTCGCCCGGACGGGCTACACCGGTGAGGACGGCTTCGAGGTGCTCTGTCCGTGGGACGAGGCCGAGGCGGTCTGGAACGCGCTCGAGTGTCAGCCCTGCGGCCTCGGCGCGCGCGACACGCTCCGGATGGAGGCGGGCTTCCTCCTCTCCGGCCAGGACTTTCACCCGGAGGAGAACCCCCGGACCCCGTTCCAGGCGCGGATCGGCTTCGCGGTCGACCTGGAGACCGAGTTCGTCGGGCGCGACGCGCTCGCGCGCGAGAAGGAGGAAGGGCCGGCCGAGTTGTTCGTCGGGGTCGCCCTGGAGGAGCGCGGGATCCCGCGCCACGGCTACCCGGTCGTCCGCGACGGGGAGAGGGTCGGCGAGGTGACGAGCGGGACGATGAGTCCCACCCTCGGCGAGCCGATCGGCCTCGGCTACGTCAGGTGCGAACTCGCCGAGCCAGGTACCCAGGTCGCGGTGGAGATCCGCGGCGAGGAAAAAAGGGCAAGGGTTGAGTCCCCCCGTTTCGTGGAGGGAGTATGA
- a CDS encoding cupin domain-containing protein produces the protein MTNGFSIVDEADVPRERFPESGITHRKLTEALGCTELRVNTVTLAPGEATAPHSHARQEEVYVALDGGQVRIEGEVYELSSGDLVRIGPGTVRSVHNEGEESQTWLMFGAPPLGTVDDFGEYRMPDRDG, from the coding sequence ATGACGAACGGGTTCAGTATCGTCGATGAGGCCGACGTCCCACGCGAACGGTTTCCGGAGTCGGGGATCACCCATCGAAAACTCACCGAAGCACTCGGCTGCACCGAACTGCGCGTGAACACCGTCACGCTCGCCCCCGGCGAGGCGACGGCACCCCACTCACACGCGCGCCAAGAGGAGGTCTACGTCGCGCTCGACGGCGGACAGGTCCGGATCGAGGGTGAGGTCTACGAGCTGTCGTCGGGCGACCTCGTCCGGATCGGGCCCGGCACCGTGCGGAGCGTCCACAACGAGGGCGAGGAGAGCCAGACCTGGCTCATGTTCGGCGCACCGCCTCTCGGCACTGTCGACGATTTCGGCGAGTACAGGATGCCCGACCGAGATGGGTAG